In Nostoc edaphicum CCNP1411, the sequence TCTCCAACCGAGTTGTAATGCTTTTTACCTCAATCCTTTACAACTCAAGGAAGGCTCCCGCGTCGATCCGCATATCGATCGCTCTTTACGTTCCTACTCCAAAACCATTGAACCACCTGCGGTTGTTAGTGTTCTCTATGTGCGCGTACCAGCAGATATGGAAGGGGGAGAACTGGTATTGCGATCGCACAAACGCCAACTTGGGCAAATTAAGCCCCAATTCAATACTTTAGTTTATTTTCAAGGTGATTTAACCCATTCGGTTAACGCTGTCAAAACCCCAGGAAATCGCCTAAGTCTCGTTTGTGAACAGTATAGTTTGAGTGATGCTGAACTCCAGGAAATCCCTGAGTTTACTGTAGAGTCAAGAATCACTCAGTCTACAACCAAAAAGAGAAAGTATGCCTCATAGTTTAGTGTTGAATTTGCTACCTCAATCCCCTATTCCACCACAGTATCTTACAGGTAGACATCTCCACGCCCTATTTTTAACCCTCGTTAGTTCTGTAGATACCACATTGGGCGATCGCTTGCACGATTCCACCGCAGATAAAGCTTTCACCCTTTCCCCTCTACAAATAAGGGGAGAGGGGATAGGGGATAGGGAACAGGATCGGGGTAAATATAAATCTAAAATTTCTACTAGCAGTAGTTTGCAGTACTCACATCAACAACCCATTCCCGCCGGAACTCCTTGTTGGTGGCGCATCTCTTTATTAGATGACACTCTATTTGGCAAACTTACCCAACTCTGGCTAAATCTTAATCCCAATCGCCCTTGGCATCTTGGCCCGGCTGACTTGTATATTACCAGCATTCAAGGCACACCCCAATCTATTCAACCTTGGGCAAATGCTAGTACTTATGCTCAATTATACGAAGAAGCTAGCGATGTCTGCGACGGGCTACGCCTACGCAATCCTTCCATTAATCTTACCTTTTCCACGCCTACTGCCTTCCGTCAAGGACAGTATGATAGTACCCTTCCTACCAGAGAATCTGTTTTCAATTCCCTACTTTCGCGGTGGAATAAATACAGTGGTATAGAATTTTCTCAGATTGCGATCGAGTCAATATTTCCCTCATTTGTCAATATTCACACAGAAATATTAGCCGACTCTCGCAGCAAATTTATTGGCATCATTGGCGAAGTTAACTACAAGATTTTGGGAGAAATTAAACCCATACAAATTAAGCAAATTAACGCTTTAGCTGACTTTGCTTTGTATGCAGGAATTGGTCGCAAAACAACAATGGGTATGGGGATGACACGGCGGCTGTATTCTCCATAATTTCAATAATCATTTAAAACCACATAATTTATGAATCAAACTGAATATATTTCCATTGCGGCATTGAATCAATATGCCTATTGTCCGCATCGCTGTTGGAGGATGTTTTGTGCGGGGGAATTTACGGATAATCAATACACAATTGAAGGCACAACTTTACACGATCGCGTCCACACGACAAGCGATGTACAGCGAGGAGAAACTTGGCAAGTTCGAGCAATCTGGCTGAAGTCTGAGCAATACAAACTCATCGGTAAATCTGATTTAATTGAAGCAGAAGATGGTCAAATTTATCCAGTAGAATATAAACGAGGGCGCAAAGGCGAATGGGATAACGATGAGTTGCAAGTTTGCGCCCAAGCCTTATGTTTAGAAGAGATGACAGGACAACCAGTTAACACTGGATATATCTATTATGCCCACTCCCATCAACGGCAATTAGTAGAGATTAATGCAGAGTTACGGCAAAGTGCGATCGCTACTATTGAATCTGTCACAAATCTCCTAGAAACAGGAGCAATGCCAAAACCAGTTTACAGCAAACGCTGCCAAGGATGCAGTCTTTATTCGCAATGTTTGCCCAAAGCAACCGATAAAGTCAAAAGTTACCAAGAAGTAAATTAAATCATACCCCAAAACCATCATGTAGAGACGCGATGAATCGCGTCTTGAAAAAACAATTATCTACACCAACAACCCTTGCTAACCCGTATTTAATTATACCCGACAAATCTATTCACTCAAGCCCCAATTATTACTAGGAATCATCAAAAATGGGAACACTTTACGTGACACAAACCGATGCTTTTATCGGTAAAGTTGACGAACGTCTCACCGTCAAAGCTGAACAAAAAACAATCATGGATATCCCTTTAATTAAAATAGAGGGAATTGTAGTACTAGGACGGGCTACTATTTCTCCCGCCGTTGTCAATGAACTTTTAGAACGTCACATTTGTTTAACATTTCTCACACAAAACGGACGATATTTAGGGCGTTTAGAACCAGAAGCTACTAAAAATATCTTTGTTCGTAAAGCCCAATGGCAAGCTGTGGGAGAATCAGAACCAGCAATACATTTAGTCAGAGGATTTGTGCGGGGTAAATTGAAAAATTACCGCCATAGCTTACTTCGCACTCAGCGAGAACATCCTGATACTGACCTGAATAATAACATCACTCGATTGGAAAACGCGATCGCACCAATCGAAAAAACTAGCAGTATTGATTCCCTCAGAGGCTTAGAAGGTGCGGGTAGTGCAGCTTATTTCGGTTGTTTTCAACAGCTAATCAAAACCCCAGAGTTTAAATTTGAAGCCAGAAAACGCCGCCCACCAACCGATCCGGTTAATGCCCTGCTGAGTTTTGGGTATTCATTGCTACGTCATGATGTGCAAAGTGCTTTAAATATTGTTGGCTTCGATCCTTATCTAGGATACTTACACGTTGAACGTTATGGTAGACCTTCCCTAGCCTTGGATTTGATGGAAGAATTTCGTCCTTTAATAGTGGATGCTGTAGTGTTGTCGCTGATTAACAAGCGATCGCTAACCCTAACTGATTTTACCACCGAACCGCTCAGTGGTGCTGTGTCTTTAACCAAAGAAGGACTGCATACATTTCTACGCACCTACCAACAAAAGAAACTATCGAGTTTCAAACATCCAGTGATGGGAAACAAATGCACCTACCAAGAATCTTTTGAAATTCAGGCGAGATTATTAAGTAAATACCTAATGAACGAAATCGATAAATATCCCCCCCTAGTTCTCAAATAACTATGATTTACGCATTGACAGAAAATACCAAATATGAATTCTTTGAAAAAGCACGTCTGTCGTAGGGGTAAAGCACATTGCTCATTGGTGTCAACTTAACGCGAAACTTCATGTCCGCCAGGGATTATAAATCCCTGTCTCATAGCTAAAGTCCTCTGAAGAGGACTTCATAGCGCAAAAATTTTCAGTCTACTTCAGTAGACTTGAGCAATTAGTCAGGGAATTATATTCCCTGACGGGTGAACAACACCTAATCAGTACGCTATTTTTGGCTTAAGTTGACACGCATGAGCAATGTGCTTTACCCCTACATCTGACCATCGAAGAACGATTAATAAAAGGCTGAAACGACCCATTCTCGTATATTCATACGATGATTAAGTTGTACAGTGCGTAAGTCCTAATAACTTGTAATTTCTCCCCATTCCCCATTCCCTATTCCCTATTCCCTTCATGTATATTGTTG encodes:
- a CDS encoding 2OG-Fe(II) oxygenase, whose product is MKHYQQQTNAFPSDYLNNLWGEIQACPYFAINNLNRDFVATKGFSVVFQRSGLAKVEQQFPYFKPYLDLALQPSCNAFYLNPLQLKEGSRVDPHIDRSLRSYSKTIEPPAVVSVLYVRVPADMEGGELVLRSHKRQLGQIKPQFNTLVYFQGDLTHSVNAVKTPGNRLSLVCEQYSLSDAELQEIPEFTVESRITQSTTKKRKYAS
- the cas1d gene encoding type I-D CRISPR-associated endonuclease Cas1d; translation: MGTLYVTQTDAFIGKVDERLTVKAEQKTIMDIPLIKIEGIVVLGRATISPAVVNELLERHICLTFLTQNGRYLGRLEPEATKNIFVRKAQWQAVGESEPAIHLVRGFVRGKLKNYRHSLLRTQREHPDTDLNNNITRLENAIAPIEKTSSIDSLRGLEGAGSAAYFGCFQQLIKTPEFKFEARKRRPPTDPVNALLSFGYSLLRHDVQSALNIVGFDPYLGYLHVERYGRPSLALDLMEEFRPLIVDAVVLSLINKRSLTLTDFTTEPLSGAVSLTKEGLHTFLRTYQQKKLSSFKHPVMGNKCTYQESFEIQARLLSKYLMNEIDKYPPLVLK
- the cas6 gene encoding CRISPR-associated endoribonuclease Cas6, giving the protein MPHSLVLNLLPQSPIPPQYLTGRHLHALFLTLVSSVDTTLGDRLHDSTADKAFTLSPLQIRGEGIGDREQDRGKYKSKISTSSSLQYSHQQPIPAGTPCWWRISLLDDTLFGKLTQLWLNLNPNRPWHLGPADLYITSIQGTPQSIQPWANASTYAQLYEEASDVCDGLRLRNPSINLTFSTPTAFRQGQYDSTLPTRESVFNSLLSRWNKYSGIEFSQIAIESIFPSFVNIHTEILADSRSKFIGIIGEVNYKILGEIKPIQIKQINALADFALYAGIGRKTTMGMGMTRRLYSP
- the cas4 gene encoding CRISPR-associated protein Cas4, which translates into the protein MNQTEYISIAALNQYAYCPHRCWRMFCAGEFTDNQYTIEGTTLHDRVHTTSDVQRGETWQVRAIWLKSEQYKLIGKSDLIEAEDGQIYPVEYKRGRKGEWDNDELQVCAQALCLEEMTGQPVNTGYIYYAHSHQRQLVEINAELRQSAIATIESVTNLLETGAMPKPVYSKRCQGCSLYSQCLPKATDKVKSYQEVN